Proteins from a single region of Flavobacterium sp. YJ01:
- a CDS encoding CusA/CzcA family heavy metal efflux RND transporter, translating into MLDSIIKFSIKNKIIIGLMTLVLIIWGAWSATKLPIDAVPDITNNQVQIFTSCPTLAGQEVEQLVTFPIEQSIATVPKIQEIRSISRFGLSVITVVFDEETNIYFARQLINERLKEATDRIPQGVGTPEMAPVSTGLGEVYQYIIHPKKGSKNKYNAKDLRTMQDWIVARQLYGTPGIAEVNSFGGELKQYEVAVNPERLRAMGVSIPDIFTALQKNNQNTGGAYIDKKPNAYFIRGIGLVTSLDDVKKIVVKNTGAAPIYVSDVAEVRFGKAVRYGALTYNGEVDAVGGVVMMLKGENSNEVVKRIKEKLPTIQKSLPDDIVIEPYLDRTDLVGRAISTVEKNLVEGALIVIFVLVLFLGNFRAGLIVASAIPLAMLFALGLMNVFGVSANLMSLGAIDFGLIVDGAVIVVEATLHHLAMRKSLNNLTQDEMDEEVFDSASKIRTSAAFGEIIILIVYIPILTLVGVEGKMFRPMAQTVGFAIFGALILSLTYIPMMCALFLSKKPQHKETFSDRMMNRIQSIYQPLLQKVIDIKYTVVGVTGAIFLVAVFCFTRMGGEFIPQLQEGDYAFHCILPQGSSLNQSIETSMQASRIIKQFDEVKMVVGKTGAAEVPTDPMPPEATDLMVVLKPQKEWKSGRSYAELADAIMEKLEVIPGVFFEKNQPIQMRFNELMTGIRQDVAVKIFGENLDTLSQYANEVGQVIQSVPGATSPQIERVSGLPQINIEYDRTRIANYGLTIEDVNDVVSTAFAGKSTGQVYENERRFDLVVRLDSIHRSSIDDVSNLMIPTNTGVQVPLSQVAKIDYKLGPAQISREAGKRRIVIGFNVKGRDVQSVVQDIQKKLSEKVKLPPGYYFTYGGQFENLQAASARLMIAVPVSLLLIFGLLYFTFRSFKQATLIFTAIPMSAIGGIFALMLRGMPFSISAGIGFIALFGVAVLNGIVLIGTFNQLEKEGMSNIFERVKEGTITRLRPVLMTAMVASLGFLPMAISSSAGAEVQKPLATVVIGGLVTATFLTLFVLPLLYIIFNTKFDFKGKFKLRNTTAIAILLIAGLGSANAQQRIPIEKAVETALQSNQQLDINKSEIQAAGLNAKTAIDIPKTGVFAENEDLRPSDKTGILKIGISQSFAWPGLYAARKSYFKNQLQYSQLNTLLLNATIKRDVRTAYYKLWYLQDKQQLYKRLDSIYTQLSKTAEVRLKAGDVAQLDKIAAEAKLQELKAFSDQNKKDMTVQQQQLMMLMNLNEWLLPVEAPLGKAEVTLSESGGLHPLLTLQEQNVKIASSNISVIRNSNMPELSGRVFSQRLYGLDDPYTGFSATASFPLFGAVSAHNKVKAAKAEKEVQEKNLAYQTQLLATQKNSSVAEIEKNLALLNFYETSGLKQAEDIIKASTLSYRSGEISFAELGQFLTQAVGIRQNYLDVLNQYNLSAVQFDYFNNK; encoded by the coding sequence GTGTTAGACAGTATAATTAAATTCAGTATTAAGAACAAAATCATTATTGGCTTAATGACTTTGGTCCTTATCATATGGGGCGCATGGAGCGCTACAAAACTGCCCATAGATGCCGTACCTGACATCACTAACAATCAGGTTCAGATTTTTACCAGCTGCCCTACGCTTGCCGGGCAGGAAGTGGAACAGCTGGTGACATTTCCGATAGAGCAGAGCATTGCAACTGTTCCAAAAATTCAGGAAATCAGAAGCATATCAAGATTCGGGCTTTCTGTTATCACAGTTGTGTTCGATGAAGAAACGAATATCTATTTTGCCAGACAGCTTATCAATGAAAGGCTGAAGGAGGCTACCGACAGAATCCCGCAAGGGGTGGGAACTCCGGAAATGGCTCCTGTAAGTACGGGTCTTGGCGAGGTGTACCAGTACATTATCCACCCAAAGAAGGGCAGCAAGAATAAATACAATGCCAAAGACCTGCGCACCATGCAGGACTGGATTGTGGCCAGACAGCTGTACGGGACCCCTGGAATCGCGGAAGTTAACAGTTTTGGAGGTGAATTAAAGCAGTATGAAGTTGCCGTGAACCCTGAAAGGCTTCGTGCAATGGGGGTTAGCATCCCCGATATCTTTACTGCGCTTCAAAAAAACAACCAAAATACGGGAGGCGCCTATATAGATAAAAAGCCTAATGCTTACTTCATCAGAGGAATAGGGCTGGTGACATCATTGGATGATGTTAAAAAGATTGTAGTGAAAAATACCGGAGCGGCGCCGATTTATGTAAGCGATGTTGCCGAGGTTAGATTTGGAAAAGCGGTCAGATATGGGGCCTTGACCTATAATGGCGAAGTTGATGCGGTGGGCGGTGTCGTAATGATGCTGAAAGGCGAGAACAGTAATGAGGTTGTAAAGCGCATCAAAGAAAAACTGCCGACCATCCAGAAATCCCTTCCTGACGATATTGTGATTGAACCGTACCTTGACCGTACAGACCTTGTCGGCCGTGCAATCAGCACAGTTGAAAAGAACCTGGTGGAAGGCGCACTTATCGTAATATTTGTGCTGGTATTATTTTTAGGAAATTTCCGCGCGGGGCTTATTGTTGCCTCAGCCATTCCTCTTGCAATGCTGTTTGCGCTTGGACTGATGAATGTATTTGGCGTAAGCGCCAATCTGATGTCTCTTGGGGCAATTGACTTTGGCCTTATAGTGGATGGTGCGGTAATTGTGGTTGAGGCCACGCTCCATCATCTGGCCATGCGCAAGTCTCTCAATAATCTTACCCAGGATGAGATGGATGAAGAGGTTTTCGATTCTGCCTCTAAAATCCGTACCAGTGCGGCCTTCGGTGAGATCATCATTTTAATTGTATATATCCCGATTCTGACCCTTGTGGGCGTTGAAGGGAAAATGTTCCGCCCTATGGCGCAGACGGTAGGATTTGCAATATTTGGAGCCTTAATTTTATCATTGACTTATATTCCGATGATGTGCGCGCTTTTCCTATCTAAGAAACCGCAGCATAAAGAGACGTTCAGCGATAGGATGATGAACAGAATCCAGAGCATTTATCAGCCTCTGCTTCAGAAGGTGATTGATATCAAATATACTGTGGTTGGCGTTACGGGAGCCATATTCCTGGTTGCCGTCTTCTGCTTTACAAGAATGGGAGGAGAGTTTATCCCGCAGCTTCAGGAAGGCGATTACGCATTCCACTGCATACTGCCGCAGGGAAGCTCGCTGAACCAAAGCATCGAGACCTCGATGCAGGCCTCAAGAATTATCAAGCAGTTTGACGAGGTGAAGATGGTTGTCGGCAAGACGGGAGCTGCCGAGGTGCCTACCGATCCAATGCCTCCGGAGGCCACCGATTTAATGGTTGTCCTTAAACCGCAGAAGGAATGGAAATCAGGCAGGAGCTATGCAGAGCTTGCAGATGCCATAATGGAAAAGCTTGAAGTCATTCCGGGGGTTTTCTTTGAAAAGAACCAGCCGATCCAGATGCGTTTCAATGAGCTTATGACCGGTATCAGACAGGACGTTGCCGTGAAGATATTCGGTGAGAATTTAGATACGCTTTCCCAGTATGCCAACGAAGTTGGGCAGGTTATACAAAGCGTTCCGGGAGCAACCTCGCCGCAGATTGAAAGGGTTAGCGGCCTTCCGCAGATCAATATTGAATATGACAGGACCAGAATTGCCAATTACGGGCTTACCATCGAGGATGTGAATGATGTTGTCAGCACTGCCTTTGCAGGAAAAAGCACGGGACAGGTATATGAAAACGAACGACGATTCGACCTTGTGGTGCGTCTTGACAGCATTCACCGAAGCAGCATAGACGATGTGAGCAATCTGATGATCCCAACCAATACCGGTGTTCAGGTGCCTTTATCCCAGGTAGCTAAAATCGACTATAAGCTGGGCCCTGCACAGATCAGCAGGGAAGCGGGAAAAAGAAGGATTGTAATCGGATTCAATGTTAAGGGCCGAGATGTGCAGAGTGTGGTGCAGGACATCCAGAAAAAGCTGTCTGAGAAGGTAAAACTGCCGCCAGGATACTATTTCACTTATGGAGGACAATTTGAGAACCTGCAGGCTGCAAGCGCAAGGCTTATGATTGCAGTGCCGGTTTCGCTGCTGCTGATTTTCGGACTGCTGTATTTCACATTCCGTTCCTTCAAGCAGGCTACGCTGATCTTTACTGCAATACCTATGAGTGCCATAGGGGGCATATTTGCCCTAATGCTAAGGGGGATGCCTTTCAGCATCAGTGCCGGAATCGGATTTATAGCTCTATTTGGAGTTGCAGTGCTAAACGGTATCGTACTGATTGGAACATTTAACCAGCTTGAAAAAGAGGGGATGAGCAACATTTTTGAAAGGGTTAAAGAAGGAACCATTACAAGGCTGCGTCCCGTGCTTATGACTGCTATGGTGGCATCGCTGGGATTCCTGCCGATGGCTATCAGCAGCAGCGCCGGAGCGGAGGTGCAGAAGCCCCTTGCTACGGTTGTAATCGGAGGTCTTGTGACAGCTACGTTCCTGACTCTTTTCGTGCTGCCTTTACTCTATATTATTTTTAACACGAAGTTTGACTTTAAAGGAAAATTTAAATTGAGAAATACAACTGCCATAGCTATATTGCTTATTGCGGGTCTAGGGTCTGCAAACGCGCAGCAGAGGATCCCAATTGAGAAGGCTGTCGAAACCGCCCTGCAGAGCAATCAGCAGCTGGACATCAATAAGTCTGAAATCCAGGCTGCCGGGCTCAACGCAAAAACGGCCATTGACATTCCTAAAACCGGTGTTTTTGCGGAGAATGAGGATTTGAGGCCGTCCGACAAAACAGGGATCTTGAAAATCGGTATCTCGCAGAGTTTTGCGTGGCCGGGACTTTATGCCGCCAGAAAAAGCTATTTCAAAAACCAGCTGCAGTACAGCCAGCTAAATACGCTGCTTTTGAACGCTACAATCAAAAGGGATGTGCGCACGGCCTATTACAAGCTTTGGTACCTGCAGGACAAGCAGCAGCTGTACAAGCGTCTGGACAGCATCTATACGCAGCTTTCAAAAACTGCGGAAGTTCGCTTAAAGGCAGGTGATGTGGCACAGCTGGATAAGATTGCGGCAGAGGCCAAGCTTCAGGAGCTGAAAGCTTTTTCGGACCAGAACAAGAAGGACATGACCGTGCAGCAGCAGCAGCTGATGATGCTTATGAACCTGAATGAATGGCTGCTTCCCGTAGAAGCGCCGCTTGGCAAAGCCGAGGTTACATTATCGGAAAGCGGCGGACTGCATCCGCTTCTGACCCTTCAGGAGCAGAATGTGAAGATTGCATCATCAAACATTTCAGTAATCAGAAACAGCAATATGCCTGAACTGTCGGGAAGGGTATTCAGCCAGAGGCTTTACGGGCTGGATGATCCGTACACGGGGTTTTCTGCCACTGCATCGTTCCCGCTTTTCGGAGCCGTATCGGCCCATAATAAGGTAAAAGCGGCAAAGGCTGAGAAAGAAGTGCAGGAAAAGAACCTTGCCTATCAGACCCAGCTTCTGGCGACCCAGAAGAATTCTTCTGTGGCGGAGATTGAAAAAAACCTTGCGCTGCTGAATTTCTATGAGACTTCAGGGCTTAAGCAGGCAGAAGACATTATCAAAGCCTCAACATTGAGCTACCGCTCGGGGGAGATTAGCTTTGCTGAGCTTGGACAGTTTCTGACCCAGGCCGTAGGCATCCGCCAGAATTATCTTGACGTATTGAACCAGTATAACCTTTCTGCGGTGCAGTTTGACTATTTCAACAATAAATAA
- a CDS encoding efflux RND transporter periplasmic adaptor subunit codes for MKLKIQLLIASAAIFSFVSCGQKSNESENAAKTENAAGAKEEAHGEEEAATIAVLTQDQMKSVGVQLGTIENKNLTAAIKVNGALRVPNNNKANATSLYGGVIKTLKVQLGDQVRKGQVIATIENPQFVQQQEEYITINSRITNAEQELQRQKDLQAGNAGALKNLQSATAEVNALRARKASLAKQIQLMGINPAGITASNLRAALTVTSPVTGTVSAEFAKIGSYVDVSSPVVEIVDNQLIHLDLQVFEKDLPSIKVGQSVTFTLTNNPAATYTAKVFNIGSSFENQSKSVAVHCTVTGNKTGLIDGMNITAMVGVGTALTAAVPNDAIAEADGKFYIFVKTDKKPEEHEEAEGEEGAEAGEKHSPEEEKRIAATSMNFEKVEVTKGVSEVGYTAVTPVKDVPAGAQIVTKGTFFVNAKLSNSGGHEH; via the coding sequence ATGAAACTCAAAATTCAATTATTAATCGCGTCGGCTGCAATCTTCTCATTTGTAAGCTGCGGACAAAAAAGCAATGAAAGCGAAAACGCTGCCAAAACTGAAAATGCTGCGGGAGCGAAAGAAGAGGCGCATGGCGAGGAGGAAGCTGCTACAATTGCAGTGCTGACCCAGGACCAGATGAAATCGGTAGGGGTCCAGCTGGGCACTATCGAGAACAAGAACCTGACTGCAGCGATAAAAGTCAACGGCGCCTTAAGGGTTCCCAACAACAATAAAGCCAATGCCACATCACTTTATGGAGGGGTTATCAAAACCCTTAAAGTGCAGCTTGGCGACCAGGTCCGCAAGGGACAGGTGATTGCGACGATCGAGAATCCGCAGTTTGTGCAGCAGCAGGAGGAGTACATCACCATCAACAGCCGCATCACCAATGCCGAGCAGGAGCTGCAGCGCCAGAAAGATCTTCAGGCCGGAAATGCCGGAGCATTGAAGAACCTTCAGAGTGCCACAGCGGAAGTGAATGCGCTTCGCGCCCGCAAGGCATCGCTTGCCAAACAGATACAGCTAATGGGGATTAATCCGGCAGGAATTACTGCCTCAAATCTGCGAGCTGCGCTAACGGTTACAAGCCCTGTAACCGGAACGGTGAGCGCCGAGTTTGCCAAGATCGGAAGCTATGTTGACGTATCCTCGCCTGTGGTGGAGATAGTGGACAATCAGCTGATCCATTTGGACCTTCAGGTTTTTGAAAAAGATCTTCCCAGCATAAAAGTGGGGCAGAGCGTCACTTTCACCCTTACCAACAATCCTGCGGCGACTTATACAGCAAAGGTGTTCAATATAGGCTCCTCATTTGAGAACCAGAGCAAGAGCGTTGCGGTCCACTGTACAGTAACGGGCAATAAAACCGGACTAATCGACGGAATGAACATCACGGCGATGGTAGGCGTGGGAACGGCCCTTACGGCTGCGGTGCCTAATGATGCGATTGCTGAAGCGGACGGAAAATTCTACATTTTTGTAAAAACCGATAAGAAGCCTGAGGAGCATGAAGAGGCGGAAGGCGAGGAAGGCGCTGAAGCCGGTGAAAAGCACAGCCCTGAGGAGGAAAAGAGGATTGCAGCGACAAGCATGAATTTTGAAAAAGTGGAGGTGACCAAAGGAGTTTCAGAAGTGGGCTATACAGCGGTTACACCCGTTAAGGATGTGCCTGCCGGAGCGCAGATTGTCACGAAAGGAACCTTTTTCGTAAATGCCAAACTGAGCAATTCGGGAGGCCACGAACATTAA
- a CDS encoding transcriptional repressor has product MKKTTEEAFNSKNIRLTTMRILIYEYMETLTAALSLAEIEKHFHKADKVTIYRTLQTFLEKGLAHKIPDENEAKYRLSAESCAEEDHNDTHLHFYCKKCRQTTCREEIALPKSLTESLQIDEIQILAKGICEKCLKSQ; this is encoded by the coding sequence ATGAAGAAAACGACTGAAGAAGCCTTTAACAGCAAGAATATACGCCTGACCACGATGCGTATCCTGATTTACGAATATATGGAGACGCTCACAGCGGCATTATCGCTTGCTGAAATCGAAAAGCATTTCCATAAGGCGGATAAGGTGACGATCTACCGCACTCTGCAGACCTTTCTGGAAAAGGGGCTTGCGCATAAGATTCCCGACGAGAATGAGGCCAAATACAGGCTGAGCGCCGAATCCTGCGCTGAGGAGGACCATAATGACACCCACCTTCATTTTTACTGCAAAAAGTGCAGGCAGACCACCTGCCGTGAGGAGATCGCGCTTCCCAAAAGCCTTACCGAGAGCCTGCAGATTGATGAGATCCAGATTTTAGCTAAGGGAATCTGCGAAAAATGCCTAAAGAGCCAATAA
- a CDS encoding bestrophin family ion channel: protein MLLNRKISVLYFVREIRAQIILIVLFAAAIGLLDMLPIFKKVALPLSIPALVGTAVSLLLAFRTAQSYERWWEARTVWGAIVNDSRTLIRQVMQFASKENSDISSQFAERQIIWVYALGESLRRQPFSPKVQAYLKFHNITAANIPNALLDLHSQNIAEMESRGIISDFKTVQLNETISRLCDHMGKCERIKNTVFPKSYSLLVHTLIYVFAAILPFGLEDSQLIVEVLMTILIPLLFIAIETTAIIMQDPFENTPVDTPMTSLAQTIEINLLEMTGAADIPVKPKNNEYFEM, encoded by the coding sequence ATGCTTCTAAACCGTAAAATATCAGTGCTTTACTTTGTGCGTGAAATCAGGGCTCAGATTATTCTGATTGTCCTATTCGCGGCTGCAATCGGGCTGCTGGATATGCTTCCCATATTTAAAAAAGTGGCGCTTCCGCTAAGCATTCCAGCCCTTGTGGGGACCGCGGTTTCACTGCTTCTCGCATTCAGGACGGCACAGTCCTATGAGAGATGGTGGGAAGCCAGAACCGTATGGGGTGCGATTGTCAATGATTCGCGCACCCTTATCAGGCAGGTAATGCAGTTCGCGTCCAAGGAAAACAGCGACATATCGTCGCAGTTCGCAGAAAGGCAGATCATTTGGGTTTATGCCCTTGGCGAATCACTGCGCCGCCAGCCGTTCAGCCCGAAAGTGCAGGCCTACCTGAAATTCCATAATATTACTGCGGCCAATATACCAAATGCGCTGCTTGACCTGCATTCGCAGAATATTGCCGAGATGGAGAGCAGAGGGATTATATCGGATTTCAAGACGGTGCAGCTCAATGAGACCATTTCGCGCCTGTGCGACCATATGGGGAAATGCGAGCGCATTAAAAATACGGTCTTCCCCAAGTCCTACAGCCTGCTGGTGCACACTCTGATCTATGTTTTTGCGGCCATACTGCCTTTCGGGCTGGAGGATTCGCAGCTGATTGTGGAAGTGCTGATGACCATCCTGATTCCGCTGCTTTTCATTGCGATAGAAACCACTGCCATCATCATGCAGGATCCTTTTGAGAACACGCCCGTGGATACTCCGATGACCTCCCTGGCGCAGACCATTGAGATCAATCTTCTTGAAATGACAGGCGCGGCGGATATTCCGGTCAAGCCCAAGAATAACGAATATTTCGAAATGTAA
- a CDS encoding MgtC/SapB family protein, whose translation MDIEFELLLSAKLLLAVFLGGLLGLEREREQQNSGVRTFACICVASCLFVSISAHLTADKSAIARMLAAIATGLGFIGAGLIFRDEKNLPKGLTTASGLWTTSAVGMAIALNMFVLAVAATLIILLIFTINQFGWYRRFVDRLIKSKKRNG comes from the coding sequence ATGGATATCGAATTTGAGCTGCTGCTTTCCGCTAAACTGCTTCTTGCCGTTTTTCTTGGAGGGCTATTAGGCCTGGAAAGGGAACGCGAACAGCAGAATTCCGGTGTGAGGACCTTTGCCTGCATCTGTGTGGCCTCGTGCCTGTTTGTTTCGATTTCGGCCCATCTGACCGCCGACAAATCCGCCATAGCCAGAATGCTGGCGGCCATTGCGACAGGACTCGGATTCATAGGCGCAGGACTGATTTTCAGAGACGAGAAAAATCTCCCCAAGGGACTGACCACTGCTTCAGGACTGTGGACGACTTCGGCAGTCGGCATGGCCATAGCCCTCAATATGTTTGTCCTGGCAGTGGCGGCGACACTTATAATACTGCTTATTTTCACCATAAACCAGTTTGGCTGGTACAGAAGATTTGTGGACAGATTGATTAAGAGTAAAAAAAGGAACGGCTGA
- a CDS encoding heavy metal translocating P-type ATPase — translation MEHKHKYDKDGKQICCTQTEKVYTQAGAEKLLKGHSADDGHKHAHSKGDGHNHSHSDDDGHDHSGAEGGPLKMFLPSIISLVLLLAAISFDNWIKPDWFLGALRFAWYLAAYLIVGFPVIRDAFKSMGKGEIFSEFLLMSIATIGAFIIKEYPEGVAVMLFYAVGEVFQTLAVSRAQRNIKSLLDQRPDEVTIVADGKTKNIKAEEAQIGDIIQLKPGEKLGLDGELLTESASFNTAALTGESKPDTKSKGEAVLAGMINLNVAAQVKVTAAFTDSKLSRILELVQNATSQKAPTELFIRRFAKIYTPIVVFLAIGICLLPYFFVDNYDFSSWLYRALVFLVISCPCALVISIPLGYFGGIGAASRNGILFKGSNFLDVMASIQNVVMDKTGTMTEGVFKVQETVFKPEFDKDEILKMVNAIESMSSHPVATAIHEYVGEVDSSIKLESTEEIAGHGLKAAINGKELLAGNFKLLDKFGIAYDVDPTSIVYTTIAVSYDRKYAGYITIADSIKEDSQLTIELLHKLNIKATMLSGDKGSVVKYVADKLGIDNAYGDLLPEDKVNKVKEIKSQFGTVAFVGDGVNDAPVVALSDAGIAMGGLGSDATIETADVVIQDDKPSKIPMAINIGRQTKKIVWQNITLAFVVKGIVLILGAGGLATMWEAVFADVGVSLIAILNAVRIQKMKF, via the coding sequence ATGGAACACAAGCATAAATACGATAAAGACGGAAAACAGATCTGCTGCACCCAGACCGAGAAGGTTTACACCCAGGCAGGAGCTGAGAAGCTTCTGAAAGGGCACAGCGCCGATGATGGGCACAAGCATGCGCACAGTAAGGGCGACGGGCATAACCACAGCCACAGCGATGACGACGGACATGACCACAGCGGTGCGGAAGGAGGGCCTTTAAAGATGTTCCTCCCTTCGATAATATCGCTGGTTCTGCTTCTTGCGGCCATCTCGTTTGACAACTGGATAAAGCCGGATTGGTTTTTAGGCGCCCTGCGTTTCGCATGGTATCTCGCAGCCTATCTCATTGTCGGCTTTCCGGTTATCAGGGATGCCTTCAAAAGCATGGGCAAGGGTGAGATTTTCTCCGAATTCCTTCTTATGAGCATTGCCACGATCGGGGCGTTCATTATCAAGGAATACCCTGAAGGAGTTGCCGTGATGCTTTTTTACGCTGTGGGGGAGGTATTCCAGACCCTGGCGGTGTCAAGAGCGCAGCGCAACATCAAAAGCCTTCTGGACCAGAGGCCTGATGAAGTGACCATCGTTGCTGATGGCAAAACCAAAAACATTAAGGCTGAAGAGGCGCAGATCGGCGACATCATCCAGCTGAAGCCTGGGGAAAAGCTGGGCCTTGACGGAGAGCTGCTGACCGAAAGCGCATCTTTCAATACGGCAGCCCTTACCGGGGAAAGCAAACCGGACACCAAGTCTAAAGGAGAGGCTGTTCTTGCGGGAATGATCAATCTGAATGTGGCTGCCCAAGTGAAGGTCACCGCGGCATTTACCGACAGCAAGCTCAGCAGGATACTGGAGCTTGTGCAGAATGCCACCTCGCAGAAGGCCCCTACGGAGCTTTTCATACGCAGGTTTGCCAAAATCTACACGCCAATCGTGGTTTTCCTGGCTATCGGAATCTGCCTGCTGCCTTATTTCTTTGTGGACAATTATGATTTCAGCAGCTGGCTTTACAGAGCCCTTGTCTTTCTTGTGATCTCCTGCCCGTGCGCGCTAGTGATTTCGATTCCCCTTGGCTATTTTGGCGGAATCGGTGCAGCGAGCCGAAACGGTATACTTTTCAAGGGAAGCAATTTCCTTGACGTAATGGCCTCGATACAGAACGTGGTTATGGATAAGACCGGGACGATGACAGAAGGGGTGTTCAAGGTGCAGGAAACGGTCTTCAAGCCAGAATTTGACAAGGACGAGATCCTAAAAATGGTCAATGCGATTGAGAGCATGAGCTCGCATCCCGTTGCCACGGCGATCCATGAATATGTCGGGGAGGTCGACAGTTCGATAAAACTGGAAAGCACTGAAGAAATTGCAGGGCATGGACTCAAGGCGGCCATCAACGGAAAAGAGCTGCTTGCGGGCAACTTCAAGCTTCTTGACAAGTTCGGCATTGCCTATGACGTCGATCCGACTTCGATAGTGTACACCACCATTGCGGTAAGCTACGACAGGAAATATGCGGGCTACATCACAATTGCCGACAGCATCAAGGAAGACTCCCAGCTGACCATAGAGCTGCTGCATAAGCTTAATATCAAGGCAACGATGCTAAGCGGGGACAAGGGGAGCGTTGTGAAATATGTGGCCGACAAGCTTGGCATAGACAATGCGTACGGCGACCTCCTTCCTGAGGACAAGGTAAACAAGGTTAAGGAGATCAAGTCGCAGTTTGGGACGGTTGCTTTTGTGGGAGACGGCGTGAATGACGCACCTGTTGTAGCCTTAAGCGATGCGGGGATTGCGATGGGAGGACTGGGAAGCGACGCCACCATTGAGACGGCGGACGTTGTCATACAGGACGACAAGCCTTCAAAGATACCGATGGCCATCAATATCGGCAGGCAGACCAAGAAGATCGTCTGGCAGAATATCACCCTTGCATTTGTAGTGAAAGGGATAGTGCTCATCCTCGGAGCGGGCGGGCTTGCCACTATGTGGGAAGCGGTGTTTGCTGATGTCGGGGTGTCTCTGATTGCGATCCTTAATGCCGTGCGCATTCAGAAAATGAAATTCTAA
- a CDS encoding diacylglycerol kinase family protein, giving the protein MTYIHFIINPVSGDGRHSLSDLYIRQFFPADRFKIRADYTLRKKHALSLTASALEQNPDIIVACGGDGTINEVASCLIGTGVELGIIPLGSGNGLASHLNIPHDIEKSLEVIRDRRKIRIDAGRINQHYFFSNAGVGIDAMVIKKYEHSAGRMLFSYIRAAVASSFEYKAQPTVVYFDDRVIPIRPFMVFVSNSNEMGYSMSLTPDAMLTDGRLNLVLIPELSFIEKIALGYHILNRSVSRFKKAQHHLVQNLCVEMPNRIFTDAQIDGEHYKLRTNSCRISVAPAVLTVLV; this is encoded by the coding sequence ATGACCTATATACATTTCATTATAAATCCCGTCTCCGGAGACGGACGCCACAGCCTGTCCGATCTTTACATCAGGCAGTTCTTTCCCGCCGACCGCTTCAAGATCAGGGCCGATTACACCCTGCGAAAAAAGCACGCGCTTTCCCTTACCGCAAGCGCACTGGAGCAGAATCCCGATATCATAGTGGCCTGCGGCGGGGACGGCACCATCAATGAGGTCGCCTCATGCCTGATAGGCACGGGGGTCGAATTGGGCATCATCCCGCTGGGTTCGGGAAACGGCCTAGCCTCGCATCTGAACATTCCCCACGATATAGAAAAATCCCTTGAAGTGATCAGGGATAGGAGAAAAATACGCATTGATGCGGGAAGGATAAACCAGCATTATTTTTTCAGCAATGCGGGTGTGGGCATTGACGCCATGGTCATCAAAAAATACGAGCATTCCGCAGGAAGGATGCTCTTTTCCTATATCAGGGCCGCTGTCGCCTCCAGCTTCGAATATAAGGCGCAGCCCACCGTTGTCTATTTTGACGACAGGGTGATCCCCATCAGGCCATTTATGGTTTTTGTCTCCAATTCAAATGAAATGGGATACAGCATGAGCCTTACCCCGGATGCCATGCTCACAGACGGAAGGCTGAATCTGGTGCTGATACCTGAGCTTTCCTTCATCGAAAAGATAGCCTTGGGCTACCATATACTGAACCGCTCGGTCTCCAGATTCAAAAAGGCCCAGCACCATCTGGTGCAGAACCTGTGCGTGGAAATGCCCAACAGGATTTTTACCGACGCCCAGATCGACGGCGAACACTACAAGCTCAGAACCAACAGCTGCAGGATCTCGGTAGCTCCCGCAGTACTGACCGTGCTGGTCTAG